The following proteins come from a genomic window of Vidua chalybeata isolate OUT-0048 chromosome 2, bVidCha1 merged haplotype, whole genome shotgun sequence:
- the TMSB4X gene encoding thymosin beta-4, with translation MSDKPDMAEIEKFDKSKLKKTETQEKNPLPSKETIEQEKQAGES, from the exons ATGTCCGACAAACCAGACATGGCTGAGATCGAGAAATTTGACAAGTCCAAATTGAAGAAGACAGAGACGCAAGAGAAAAATCCGCTGCCTTCAAAAGAAA CAATTGAACAGGAGAAGCAAGCGGGTGAATCGTAA